In the genome of Candidatus Poribacteria bacterium, one region contains:
- a CDS encoding nitroreductase family protein has product MNLFDAITQRRSHRGTFQKRALDAADLEKLIEAARWTPSPFNVQPWELVLIQEAEGKGALAEVTEHAIVEQFKDAKFLDDNSRWMRLTASDLMEFGDGVLLTDHVTLPKFLQDAPDAVLEGMLKNAKSFTLLGHLGAGKIPAKEIAVEVREAPLLMLVTMNCKRYPPGDGGTRWMWLSMGMLIQNILLAATALNIGVQFVSAPLERPTDREHVRQLFNIPTSHEVITLLRMGYIEERRGESVRLQASEFVHFEKRE; this is encoded by the coding sequence ATGAATCTTTTTGACGCAATAACACAGCGACGCAGCCATCGCGGGACGTTTCAGAAACGGGCACTTGATGCCGCAGACCTTGAAAAACTCATTGAGGCTGCACGGTGGACACCCTCGCCGTTCAATGTTCAACCTTGGGAGCTGGTGCTCATCCAAGAAGCAGAAGGCAAGGGCGCACTCGCCGAGGTCACCGAGCACGCTATCGTTGAACAATTCAAAGATGCCAAATTTCTTGATGACAACAGCCGTTGGATGCGTCTCACAGCGTCGGATTTGATGGAGTTCGGTGATGGTGTGCTGCTGACTGACCACGTCACGCTGCCCAAATTTCTTCAGGACGCGCCGGATGCGGTATTGGAAGGCATGTTGAAAAACGCGAAGTCGTTCACACTTTTGGGGCATTTAGGGGCAGGAAAGATACCGGCTAAAGAAATCGCTGTAGAGGTTCGCGAGGCACCGCTTCTTATGCTGGTTACGATGAATTGCAAAAGATATCCACCTGGTGACGGTGGAACGCGATGGATGTGGTTGAGCATGGGAATGTTAATTCAGAATATTCTTCTCGCTGCAACGGCTTTAAACATCGGCGTGCAGTTTGTCAGCGCGCCTCTCGAACGTCCTACGGATCGTGAACACGTGCGTCAACTTTTCAATATTCCTACTTCTCATGAGGTAATTACGCTGCTCAGGATGGGATATATTGAAGAGCGACGTGGGGAATCTGTCCGGTTGCAGGCGTCAGAGTTTGTTCACTTTGAAAAGAGAGAGTAG
- a CDS encoding carbohydrate kinase, protein MISEARLETILNRFQDQRILVVGDFYLDAYWYIDKTRSTLSLETPWHTNPVVEQRYSPGAAGTVTNNLKALGVDTLYTLGVIGEDGFGGTLLDCLQTNGCLTDFMIQVPEWVTPTYLKPIHRGYEGVETEGPRFDIENQSAMDQTVETAVIDALRNCVPLVDGVIVGDQMPIENLGVVTNRVREELCALGLAFPNKIFFADARTRIGKYRNVIIKPNRFEAKRALQPAWNGQDVDIDEAKQCAVTLSEQTQRTVYVTLGENGILVYSGSEFTHIPGISINDEIDPVGAGDSVSAGLVATLCSLRASQTEASVEAAYVGNLVASITVTKIGATGTASPTEILQRHRDYVNL, encoded by the coding sequence TTGATTAGCGAAGCACGCCTGGAGACGATTCTCAACCGATTTCAAGACCAGCGGATTCTGGTCGTTGGCGATTTTTATCTTGATGCCTACTGGTACATAGATAAAACCCGTTCAACACTGTCCTTGGAAACGCCGTGGCATACGAATCCAGTTGTTGAGCAACGTTATAGTCCGGGTGCCGCGGGAACGGTTACAAATAACCTGAAGGCATTAGGTGTAGACACCCTCTATACGTTAGGTGTTATTGGTGAAGATGGGTTCGGTGGAACACTCCTCGATTGTCTACAGACGAACGGATGCCTGACGGATTTTATGATACAGGTCCCAGAGTGGGTAACACCGACTTATCTTAAACCCATCCATCGCGGATATGAAGGTGTGGAGACGGAGGGACCGCGGTTTGATATTGAGAACCAATCGGCGATGGATCAGACGGTTGAAACTGCTGTGATTGATGCCCTTCGAAATTGTGTCCCGCTGGTTGATGGTGTAATTGTCGGTGATCAGATGCCAATTGAGAACTTAGGCGTTGTCACTAACCGAGTGAGAGAAGAATTATGTGCGTTGGGATTGGCGTTTCCTAATAAAATCTTTTTCGCCGACGCTCGCACACGGATTGGTAAGTACCGAAATGTTATCATTAAACCGAACCGATTTGAGGCGAAACGCGCCCTTCAACCAGCGTGGAATGGACAGGACGTTGACATTGATGAAGCGAAGCAGTGCGCCGTTACACTCTCAGAACAAACCCAAAGGACGGTGTACGTCACCCTTGGTGAAAATGGTATCCTCGTCTACAGTGGAAGTGAGTTTACGCACATCCCCGGTATCTCCATTAATGATGAGATTGATCCAGTTGGGGCAGGCGACAGTGTTTCAGCAGGGCTTGTCGCAACGCTCTGTAGTCTACGCGCTTCACAAACTGAGGCATCTGTTGAAGCGGCGTATGTTGGCAATCTGGTAGCTTCAATTACTGTCACAAAAATCGGTGCCACAGGGACCGCATCGCCAACGGAGATCCTACAACGTCATCGGGACTACGTGAATCTATGA
- a CDS encoding ABC transporter substrate-binding protein, whose product MNPKIFRLTLCVLLVLSAAYLSGEERTEDVGITEGPMPTLKVGLIHPLLNYATFGDGAKLALAEINKAGGILGRQVEFIYKVETGTIADSAKELAEMENVVAILGPMFSSSAVKVGPIINIPVIVGATGADVTNTGNDPRDFLFLVANSNALQAKVMAGFVVNDLGKKTAAMIWQNGDVYSKGFVNAFDANFQELGGRIVANQIYEQGDTMFDGQLEIIKKANPDILLLASFPPENPIIVKQAREMGIKSIFIGSDGWDDSLMLDTLEDNTPLENSYYCSISDELTADFTDAYETMFKNQAIGIAPLGYDAIRLLAIAIENAQSTDPVIIRDAVAAITDYQGATAISGFDANRHPIKPAAGIRVLKIVGGQPQQYTVVKASQ is encoded by the coding sequence ATGAATCCGAAAATTTTTAGGTTAACACTCTGCGTATTACTCGTACTCTCAGCCGCTTACCTTTCTGGGGAGGAGAGAACGGAAGATGTCGGAATAACTGAAGGACCGATGCCTACACTTAAAGTGGGTTTGATTCATCCGTTGCTAAATTACGCCACTTTTGGCGACGGTGCAAAACTCGCCTTAGCCGAAATCAACAAGGCAGGCGGTATCCTTGGGAGGCAGGTAGAGTTTATCTATAAAGTAGAAACAGGAACCATTGCTGATTCTGCAAAAGAATTAGCCGAAATGGAAAATGTTGTCGCTATATTGGGTCCGATGTTTTCAAGTAGTGCTGTTAAAGTTGGACCGATCATCAATATCCCTGTCATTGTGGGGGCAACAGGTGCTGACGTGACGAATACTGGGAATGATCCGAGAGATTTTCTCTTTCTCGTGGCGAATTCAAATGCCTTGCAAGCAAAAGTCATGGCAGGTTTTGTGGTGAACGATCTCGGCAAGAAAACTGCAGCGATGATTTGGCAGAACGGGGATGTCTACTCTAAAGGTTTTGTTAACGCATTTGATGCGAATTTCCAGGAACTTGGCGGTCGCATTGTTGCCAATCAAATCTATGAACAAGGCGATACAATGTTTGATGGACAACTTGAGATCATCAAAAAGGCAAACCCTGATATCCTGCTTCTCGCAAGTTTTCCGCCAGAGAACCCGATCATAGTGAAACAGGCACGGGAGATGGGCATTAAGTCCATCTTTATCGGCAGCGATGGTTGGGATGATTCGTTGATGTTAGATACTTTAGAGGATAACACCCCTCTCGAAAATTCCTACTATTGCAGTATCTCGGATGAACTTACTGCAGATTTTACGGACGCTTATGAAACAATGTTTAAAAATCAGGCTATTGGTATCGCGCCATTAGGTTACGATGCCATACGGTTATTGGCAATAGCGATTGAGAACGCCCAATCAACAGACCCTGTTATAATTCGGGACGCAGTTGCTGCTATCACTGACTACCAAGGGGCGACAGCTATTTCCGGCTTTGATGCGAACCGTCATCCTATCAAACCGGCTGCGGGTATCCGCGTGTTGAAAATCGTTGGGGGTCAACCGCAGCAATACACTGTTGTGAAAGCAAGTCAATAA